The genomic stretch ATGGAAAGGGAGGAAAGAGATTAATGCTGTTAAAAATAACAATCCCGAATAAGTTTACATTTCGGTTGATACCTGATTTCAGAAGTATTCTGTTTAACGGTCGCGGTGAGATACATTATATCGGTGGGGCTGAGGTTCTTCCTGCACCCCTTGATGCGGTCAGGGAAGCAGAAGAAATTGCACGGCTTGGTACGGAAGATGATACCCAGGCTAAATCCATACTGGTAGAGCATAATCTCCGATTGGTTGTGTACATAGCTAAAAAATTTGACAATACAGGAGTAGGTGTTGAAGATTTGATTTCTATTGGGACGATAGGGCTTATCAAAGCAATTAATACCTATAATCCGGATAAGAATATTAAGCTTGCTACCTATGCCTCCAGGTGTATTGAAAATGAAATTCTCATGTATCTGAGAAGAAATAATAAGACGAAACTGGAGGTGTCCATTGA from Anaerocolumna sp. AGMB13020 encodes the following:
- the sigE gene encoding RNA polymerase sporulation sigma factor SigE, whose product is MLLKITIPNKFTFRLIPDFRSILFNGRGEIHYIGGAEVLPAPLDAVREAEEIARLGTEDDTQAKSILVEHNLRLVVYIAKKFDNTGVGVEDLISIGTIGLIKAINTYNPDKNIKLATYASRCIENEILMYLRRNNKTKLEVSIDEPLNVDWDGNELLLSDILGTEEDVIYRNIEEEVDRKLLGKALSKLSERERIIVQLRFGINTEDGNERTQKEVADLLGISQSYISRLEKKIIKRLKKEMLRLE